From a region of the Bombus pascuorum chromosome 17, iyBomPasc1.1, whole genome shotgun sequence genome:
- the LOC132915447 gene encoding DNA polymerase zeta catalytic subunit isoform X2 has translation MLYLQIRNMFSINLVTLDSYQSIPLLGVDVTFSDFRGNEIRQVPVIRIFGFTPSGTKTCLHIHGVFPYMYIPCTINNNVNSYMYKLAAAIDSAINVSLGSAISNTQHVYKVQQVSGIPLYGYHEKEHLFLKIYFYNPAMIKRAADLLQNGVILGRSLQPHEAHIPFILQFMIDYNLYGMSLINLKDVKFRQCIHTKLEENSENESPLNLFDSQKQLPAFIVKQSTCKLEVDAQACDILNRQEIQNDLDLNPGIAAIWNEEKHRREAKNLENVESQFLYSNTSNRIYDLTENDIYQKERLRKKLQSISQISEDITSKTSKIHNYPLEVDDENNSFSASYVPNHFKSLMLNKETKDETFLNNSLLEFDNFEIKENLLQDKTIENTILDSEDMYLVEILADLREENEEEKIIDNDSMLGSQFSMLNNEIKVDNEDDEIEDLNITSLDLSLSSWNSVITEIESKMTEDNKQTNDITEHNAESTSSRDVPQYDGPSDLVLKNKKQLIWQLTKNNVKEGKKACTKLGKFALHFNTNMILNELKFINIPINLNFLQNQLMTPQGTILDIELSKYFTFYQKQSQEFESKRRKTLQTTEKKLSYYKDINIYKLDHKDLDVYDIDEIECTLHKCKHFKNSIDFENNPNESYIMNSVLNKLNIPALDGNADNSSSDSEIDQDTTINKEEKRICIYKSDTKFKSDKSVVNISLIKRRLELEDSNLQSPHKRRNTIGNYLPNEPYHTPTKAKLIHSPCSVSKKYSSLDIKIMSPKRDKNIINNESCSSRFSCNTLKRNNQHLFRDKIDNLALGENQAFFSHDETSNISKTGSIILKHKDSSNVHEELINFEKEDNVSNTNFETQIIPKNNKQVCKKLSFMNINNEEISSIKDNIYFENLSLTKEIIDNIHKSNDSISISIVNSNCHGNSIKLHIKENEKVNYEYNLPSTSRDNVNLHLDNTSDQMSLIHKNIDEDEDEEDVCNMTYTQYLNGKLESESNSPNIMALKNISGIETKFITITSKFNSPSRERIINSMKMYDMLESKFNSLFFSNKVDLIKFKQGKNLSNNGIYKVIPFKCSLDRVTGIKLWRRVRINEFYPSGSSIKSCNIKRVLAGYNALIIHPLIQPPASKNVKTWLQAKKHLLKKNNNHEVKDNIDVPRDIKESNILNKILANNRYMKSQCSGSSEHSSKSNNSFNSSLQKMLENPLLYKNNDTPQYLGISYGQIEYTLKDHSNNIENENRQNAKGLTVHQYLTILAVEIHVITRDKFLPDPNHDPIGAIFYAIHNDVPLSSKTEQIEHGAILVNSLTQNTNVKNIHSANTCTTSYVSTEKDLLNSLIILVRHCDPDILIGWEIESLSWGYIFHRASHIGLKDFMWQISRIPTAPPISKGQASDKDNFSDAKISGRIILDVWRIMRHEIALLNYTFENVMYHVMRERVSCPTFQILTNWWNHKSVTIRWRVITHYVIRIVGTLRILIHLDIIGRTCEHARLFGIQFYEVFSRGSQFRVESMMLRLAKPLNYISVSPSIQQRAQMRAPESLPLIMEPQSTLYTDPLIVLDFQSLYPSIIIAYNYCFSTCLGRIEHIGHYEPYEFGATTLKIKKDTAKKLFGKINFAPCGVAFVKPEIRTGILPRMLTEILNTRLMVKKSMKLHGNENHALQRILHSQQLGLKLIANVTYGYTAANFSGRMPCIEIGDSVVSKGRETLERAIKIVESTPKWGAEVVYGDTDSLFILLRRKSKEEAFAIGAEIADTVTAANPPPVKLKFEKVLQPSILQTKKRYCGYMYESPEQKEPEYLAKGIETVRRDGCPAVTKILEKTLKILFDTKDLSLVKQYVTRQFDKILRKRISIEDLTFAKEFRGLNGYKISACVPALELTRRLMRKDPRAIPRTGERVRYIIVAGAPNQPLIQCVRTPTEVILDGSLSPNSIYYITKVIIPPLNRCLNLVSVDANTWYTEMIHRQTPDKTVNLCANNQKLTIRQFFSTAVCAVCENQTQKDICMNCMAKPSQTITILHEKLRWLERTHHELTMICQSCTGYLDDPKCESLDCPVLYRLMQARRDLVQIPYLNNIIRNM, from the exons atCCAGCTATGATCAAACGAGCAGCTGATTTATTACAA aATGGAGTAATTCTTGGTCGAAGTTTACAACCACATGAAGCACATATAccttttattttgcaatttatgATTGATTATAATCTATATGGTATGAGTTTAATAAACTTAAAAGATGTTAAATTTAGGCAATGCATACAtacaaaattagaagaaaattcagaaaatgAGAGtccattaaatttatttgattcgCAAAAACAACTCCCAGCATTTATTGTTAAACAAAGCACCTGCAAATTAGAAGTAGATGCACAAGCATGTGACATACTCAATAGACAAGAAATTCAAAATGATTTGGATTTAAATCCTGGTATTGCAGCCATTTGGAATGAAGAAAAACATAGAAGAGAAGCAAAAAATTTAGAGAATGTTGAATCacaatttttgtattctaATACTAGTAACAGAATTTATGATTTAACAGAGAATGATATTTATCAGAAAGAAAGATTAAGGAAAAAATTGCAGTCTATATCACAG ATCAGTGAAGATATAACTTCAAAAACATCAAAAATACACAATTATCCTTTAGAAGTGGATGATGAAAATAACTCATTTAGTGCTTCATATGTTCCAAATCATTTTAAATCATTAATGCTAAATAAAGAAACTAAAgacgaaacatttttaaataatagtttATTAGAATTTGATAACTttgagataaaagaaaatttacttcaagataaaacaatagaaaatactATTT TGGACTCTGAAGATatgtatttggttgaaatatTGGCTGAtttaagagaagaaaatgaagaagagaaaattatagataatGATAGCATGTTAGGTTCTCAATTTTCTATgttgaataatgaaattaaagtgGATAATGAAGATGATGAAATTGAAGATTTGAACATTACAAGTTTGGATTTGAGCCTTAGTTCGTGGAACTCAGTTATCACTGAAATTGAAAGTAAGATGACAGAAGataacaaacaaacaaatgaTATAACTGAACATAATGCTGAAAGTACTTCTTCAAGAGATGTTCCGCAATATGATGGCCCAAGCGAtttagttttaaaaaataaaaagcaattaaTATGGCAGCttactaaaaataatgtaaaggAGGGAAAGAAAGCATGTACAAAATTGGGTAAATTTGCACTACATTTCAATACtaatatgatattaaatgaattaaaatttataaatattccaataaatcttaattttttacaaaatcagTTAATGACTCCACAAGGAACTATACTTGATATTgaattatctaaatattttacattttatcagAAACAATCTCAAGAATTTGAAAGTAAACGTAGaaaaacgttacaaactaCTGAAAAAAAGTTGTCatattataaagatataaatatttataaattagatCACAAAGATTTAGATGTTTATGATATAGATGAGATCGAATGTACATTACATAAgtgtaaacattttaaaaattcaatagatTTTGAAAACAATCCTAATGAATCATATATCATGAAtagtgttttaaataaattaaacatacCTGCACTTGATGGTAATGCTGATAATAGTTCCAGTGATTCTGAGATAGATCAGGATACTACCATTAACAAGGAAGAAAAGcgcatttgtatttataagtcagatacaaaatttaaaagtgaCAAGAGTGTTGTTAATATTTCACTGATAAAACGAAGGCTTGAATTGGAAGATTCTAATTTGCAATCTCCTCATAAGCGACGTaataccattggaaattatttaccAAATGAACCATATCATACTCCAACTAAAGCAAAATTGATACATAGCCCATGTTCTGtctcaaaaaaatattcttcgcttgatataaaaataatgtctccaaaaagagataaaaatattataaataatgaatctTGTAGTTCAAGATTTAGTTGTAATActttgaaacgaaataatcaacatttatttcgtgataaaatagataatttagCTTTAGGGGAAAATCAAG CATTCTTTTCACATGATGAAACTTCAAATATTAGCAAAACCGGCTCAATTATTCTTAAACACAAAGACAG TTCAAATGTACATGaagagttaattaattttgagaaAGAAGATAATGTATCAAACACAAATTTTGAAACACAAATTATTCCTAAAAATAACAAACAGGTTTGTAAGAAATTaagttttatgaatattaataatgaagAAATTAGTTCTATAAaggataatatatatttcgaaaaCTTATCTCTAACAAAAGAAATCAtagataatatacataaaagcaATGATTCCATTAGCATTTCCATAGTGAATTCTAACTGTCATGGAAATTCTATAAAACTACACAtaaaagagaatgaaaaagtcaattatgaatataatttaccAAGTACATCCAGAGATAACGTCAATTTGCACTTAGACAATACTTCAGACCAAATGTcattaatacataaaaatatagatgaagatgaagatgaagaagacGTTTGTAATATGACATATACACAATACCTTAATGGAAAATTAGAATCAGAATCAAATAGCCCAAATATCATGGcactaaaaaatataagtgGTATAGAAACTAAGTTTATTACTATtacaagtaaatttaattcacCAAGCAGAGAAAGAATCATAAATTCTATGAAGATGTATGATATGTTAGAATCAAAATTcaattcgttatttttcaGCAACAAAGTtgatttgataaaatttaagcAAGGAAAAAATTTAAGTAATAATGGTATTTACAAAGTAATTCCATTTAAATGTAGTTTAGATAGAGTTACAGGTATTAAACTCTGGCGTCGAGTgcgaataaatgaattttatccTTCTGGATCAAGTATAAAGTCTTGCAATATAAAGAGAGTTCTTGCAGGATACAATGCGTTAATAATTCATCCTCTTATTCAGCCACCAGCAtcgaaaaatgttaaaacttGGTTACAAGCTAAAAAGcatttattgaaaaagaacAATAATCATGaagtaaaagataatattgATGTTCCaagagatataaaagaaagcaATATTCTGAACAAAATACTTGCTAATAATCGATATATGAAATCACAGTGTTCCGGCAGTTCAGAGCATTCAAGCAAATCTAATAATagttttaattcttctttacAAAAAATGCTTGAAAATCCATTACTATACAAGAATAATGATACACCACAATATCTAGGTATTTCATATGGACAAATTGAATATACTCTAAAAGACCatagtaataatattgaaaatgaaaatcgtCAAAATGCCAAAGGCCTAACTGTG CATCAATATCTGACAATATTAGCAGTAGaaatacacgttattacacgTGATAAATTTCTCCCTGATCCAAACCATGATCCAATTGGAGCAATATTCTATGCTATTCATAATGATGTTCCATTATCTTCAAAAACTGAACAAATAGAGCATG GTGCTATTCTTGTAAATTCATTGACCCAAAatacaaatgtaaaaaatatacattcaGCTAATACATGTACTACATCATATGTATCAACTGAAAAGGATTTACTAAATAGTCTTATAATATTAGTTAGACACTGTGATCCAGATATTTTAATTGGTTGGGAGATTGAGTCTCTTTCATGGGGATATATCTTTCATAGAGCTTCTCATATTGGTCTAAAAGATTTTATGTGGCAAATTTCAAGAATTCCAACTGCCCCTCCAATATCTAAAGGACAAGCATCTGATAAAGATAATTTCAGTGATGCAAAAATCTCAGGTCGAATTATCCTTGATGTTTGGAGAATAATGAGACATGAAATagcattattaaattatacatttgaGAACGTTATGTATCATGTAATGCGTGAAAGAGTGTCATGTCCTACTTTTCAGATTTTAACTAATTGGTGGAACCATAAAAGTGTAACAATACGATGGAGAGTTATTACTCATTATGTCATACGAATTGTGGGTACATTGAGAATATTAATCCATCTTGATATTATTG GTCGAACTTGTGAACATGCACGACTTTTtggaatacaattttatgaagTTTTTTCAAGAGGTTCTCAGTTTCGAGTTGAATCAATGATGTTGAGGCTTGCAAAACctttgaattatatttcagtTTCACCCTCTATACAACAAAGAGCCCAAATGCGCGCACCTGAATCTCTACCACTTATTATGGAACCACAGTCCACATTATACACTGATCCATTGATTGTCCTGGATTTTCAAAGTTTATATCCAAGCATTATTATTGCTTATAACTATTGCTTCTCTACATGTTTAGGTCGTATAGAGCACATTGGCCA tTATGAACCATATGAGTTTGGTGCAactacattaaaaataaaaaaagatactgCTAAGAAactatttggaaaaataaattttgcaccCTGTGGTGTAGCTTTTGTAAAACCAGAAATAAGAACGGGAATATTACCGCGTATGCttacagaaattttaaatactcgATTAATGGTAAAAAAGTCTATGAAACTTCATGGGAATGAAAATCACGCATTACAACGTATTCTTCATTCACAACAATTAGGGCTTAAGTTAATTGCAAATGTTACTTATGGTTATACAGCTGCTAATTTTAGTGGCAGAATGCCTTGTATTGAA ataGGGGACAGTGTTGTTAGTAAAGGAAGGGAAACATTAGAACGAGCAATTAAAATAGTAGAATCTACACCTAAATGGGGAGCTGAAGTTGTTTATGGTGATACAGattcattatttattcttttacgtagAAAATCAAAAGAAGAAGCATTTGCAATAGGAGCTGAAATTGCTGATACTGTTACTGCAGCTAATCCTCCTCCTGTAAAACTTAAATTTGAGAAAGTTTTACAACCATCAATATTACAA ACTAAAAAAAGATACTGTGGTTATATGTATGAGTCTCCAGAACAGAAAGAACCTGAATATTTAGCAAAAGGTATTGAAACTGTTCGTAGAGATGGTTGTCCAGCTGTAACTAAG ATACTTgaaaaaacattgaaaatccTATTTGATACAAAGGATCTCTCTTTAGTAAAACAATATGTTACTAgacaatttgataaaattttacgtaaaagaatatcaaTTGAAGATTTAACATTTGCAAAGGAATTTCGTGGCTTGAATGGTTACAAAATCAGTGCTTGTGTACCTGCATTGGAGTTAACACGAAGATTGATGCGCAAAGATCCACGGGCGATACCTCGTACTGGCGAAAGAGTACGATATATTATAGTGGCTGGAGCTCCAAATCAGCCACTAATTCAGTGTGTACGAACTCCAACAGAAGTAATTTTAGATGGAAGTTTAAGTCCAAATTCgatatactacataacaaaAGTTATTATACCACCACTTAATCGGTGTTTAAATTTAGTCAGTGTTGATGCTAATACATG GTATACAGAAATGATCCATCGTCAAACACCTGATAAAACAGTTAATTTATGTGCGAACAATCAAAAGCTAACTATTCGACAATTTTTTAGTACTGCTGTATGTGCTGTTTGTGAAAATCAAACgcaaaaagatatttgtatGAATTGCATGGCAAAGCCAAGTCAAACAATTACTATTCTACATGAAAAGTTAAGATGGTTAGAACGTACTCATCACGAACTTACTATg aTATGTCAGTCTTGTACTGGCTACTTGGATGACCCGAAATGTGAATCTTTAGATTGCCCGGTTTTATATCGATTGATGCAAGCTCGAAGAGATCTCGTTCAAATAccttatttaaataatattattcgtaatatgtaa